The DNA window AAAAAAAGTCGCCTCCCCACCTGTTGTACCGATTTCTCTGAGCAAGCCTCTCGGGTAAAGAGAAACTCTCCTTCCAACCGTATATTCATAAAACAACTACAGATTCCATACTCTTACTTTGTCATTTGTAGTTCTTAACCAGTAATCTAACCACCTGTGACAAGTTTCATTGTCCTGCCATGTAAACCCTGGCTGAATTTCCACCTACAGCCCTACGCTCATGCGTTTCTGCGCCCGCTCAGTCTTTCCGCAGGTTCGGCGCTGGTTTGGTGACAGCCAGGCGGTTCTTGGTCATTTGGCAGAACACTCTGAAGGAGATAGGGGGCACGTTCGgcacctctgtcctctcctaCTTCCAGTTCCTCAAATGGCTTCTCATGTTTAACgtcttctctctgctcatcaATTTCTGCTTCATCACGTTGCCCCAGATCATACATGCTCCAAACATAACCCACGCCACCGGCTTCAGAGGCCTGGAGCTTCTCACGGGAGTGGTTCGTTTGCTTTGCATGAGCAGCGTGCTCTGTTTGTTCCGTTTTTCTAATAAGGTTTACATTTGTTGACCTCCAGGTAAGCCtaatttagtgtttttttttttcctgtagggTTATTTTAACcagactgtttttttctacGGTGGCTATGACGGTGAGGTCATTGAAACACCACCACCCTATAACATGCAGCTGGCGTACTTCTTCACTATGGCTGCTTACTTTCTTCTCTGTGGGATATCTCTCATCTACAGGTAATGAGTCCTCTTTCCTCACTGAGACACAAGACCTATTTGCATGATTTACTGACACATATTTGAAAGAGTTCGAGCCAACAtttatttccctttttctgCTCCCAGCATGGCGAAGTCCTTTCAGACGAATTTCGTTCTGCACTCAGCCTCTGTCTCTGGAGGTGCCTGGAGACTGCTGTGCAGCTGGGATTTCAGTGTTGTGAACGAGAAAGCCGTCCAGCATAACAAGAATAACTTATGTGTCCAGCTCAAGGTCTCTGCCCTTTGTACAAACATGCTTTTAGAGTTACTAAGTGTGTTGCCCTCTCTCGGGCCTGTGACACGCTGGTTTTGGACCTTTTAGGAATCGTTATCAGAGCGAATACAGCGGAGGGCAGTGCTGTCGCTgtcagagagaatggaaaatgtGGCACGTCATCTCCTGTCCTGGCTCATTTCAGTACTGCTGGCCGTGGGCTGCTGCGCGGCTGTCTACTTCCTTCTCCAGGATCAGGTTGTAAAgttcaaacatttgtttattttgtatcaCCCATAATGACTTAGATGAGTAACATTCAATAAACAAGAGCGGCATCTACCACACTGCACCTTGTATGCATGCCTGCAGGTATTGGGTGATGTTGTTTAAGCTTTGGGccctctgtgtgttcatgttgagctttgtgtgtggttttgtgttgagCTTTGTGTTAGACTTTGTATTTGCTTTTTGTGTTGAACTttgtgtttggctttgtgttgagttttgttgAGGTTTGTGCTTGGCTTTGTGGTGGTTTTTGTTGagctgtgttttgcttttttgttgaCCTTTGAGGTCGTTTTTGTTGAGTTGTGTTTGGCTTTGTGGTGGTTtttgttgagttgtgtgttttgctttgtgttggctttgtgttgagttttgtgttgtctttgtgtttggctttgtgttgggttttgttgagtcatgtgttttgctttgtgttgggttttgttGAGTTATgtattttgctttgtgttttgctttgtgttgagttttgtaTTGTCTTGGTATTGGGCTTTGTGCTGGGTTTTGTTGAGttatgtgttttgctttgtgttgagttttgtgttgtctttgtgttagGCTCTGTGATGGGTTTTGTTGAGtcatgtgttttgctttgtgttgagttttgtcgagttatgtgttttgctttgtgctggctttgtgttgggttttgttgagttatgtgttttgctttgtgtttggctttgtgttgggttttgttgagttatgtgttttgctttgtgttggctttgtgttgggttttgttgagttgtgtgttttgctttgtgttggctttgtgttgggttttgttgagttatgtgttttgctttgtgttggctttgtgttgggttttgtgttgttgtctttgtgtttggctttgtgttgagttttgtgttgtctttctgttggctttgtgttgtctttgtgtttggctttgtgttgagttttgtgttgtctttgtgtttggctGTAGGTCTCCAACATATCTCAGGATCCAGATAACCTGGTCACCGAGGCCTCCACGCTGGCCGTACCTGTGGTGGTGTCTCTGATCAACCTGGTGGttcctctgctcttctctctcataaGCAGAGTGGATCAGCGCTCCAACCCTCGCACAAAGATCTACATCAACATCTTAAGGTCTGAACGGCACACTTTTACATGTTCACCTGTTAAAACTGTCTGATCACAAAATATGTCAGCCTGCATCTTACCTGAGCTGAAGTTTCATGTAGTCAGTCAGTGGACTGGCAGCATCAGGTCGTCTTGTTTAAAGGAGGAAATTTGATCTGTGTAAAAATAGACTGACAAAGGTCATTACTAATCACAACTTTAATTCCCTTAACAATAAAATCCTGTAGCCCTGTAGAGGAATGCTCTTCGTTAAACTGGAAATGCAGTTTTTACCCATTCACACGAGGTTCACGCGAAGTTCACAGGTGGAAATAGAGGGGACCTTTCAAGAAGCCTGAGTTTCAAAATTGGCTGATTCTTTGTTCTTTGTACCATTCTTTGTGAATCATTCAAAACTGCCTGTAGTTTTCACTTCCTGAGTGGCTAATTGTACTGCGTAATGAAAgataaaatgaatatgaaaatgagcTGTCTAGCAGTGCAAggcaaaactgaactgaaatacCAGGTCTAATGAAACACCTCATTCTGTTTTATCCTCAGAAATGTCCTGCTCAAGATGTCTATACTGGGAATTCTGTGTCACCATTGGATGACAGATGTGCCCACCAGTGTTTCAGTAGGTCACAGTGTATCCATGATTGGCCCTGTAATTAGTACTGATCTGAGTGATGTGTAGTGGTAAACCTATCTGTCATATCACATggacactgtctctcttctctgtggtaGTGTTGGGAGTCCTATGTTGGACAGAGTGTCTACCGGCTGGTCATAGTGGACTTTATCTTCTCCCTCTTCGGATCCTTCTTTGGAGAATTCCTTCGCAAGTGAGTTCACGAAACctttcatttatgttttttaaaccttcactctgtgtgtgtttgggttcaggaattactgttttattataCTTAGGAGGGTTAGATTTAACACCAAAGGTTAAAATAGCAGATTAgcagtaagattttttttaaatataatttcatcaattaaatctttttatttataataCGCTGACAAATTGACAAATGTAACATAAAGATGAATTAAAAGTGTAGCAGAGATGTTGACATAAGATGAGATGTCAAAATCTGTATTTCCCTCATTTACTAATTTTCCTCACCGTCCTGTTGTATGCAGTAACTTGTGGATTAAGCATTCATGAATTACATCTGCTTTTCACAGCATGATCTACATGAGGCATGAGCATTAtagttttgtacttttttgtcATTACAGTATTATTGGGACCAAGTTAATTCCAAGTCTCGGCGTCCCAGAGTTCGACATTGCCACAAACGTTTTGGATCTGATCAACGCCCAGACTCTAGCATGGTAAACCACAGTCAGACTCTTTATGCTTTACTGCCCACGGTTGGAGAACCTAACTGTCTCTCACAGCAGGGTGGGGGAAGACAAGTTTGCCCCATTCCTGATTAAGTGCATATGTTTAGATTGGCTAAATTCATTTGGATTGCGTGGACTCGTGGCTCTGCTGGAGAAAGGTTGCcagtttcattcttttgtttttcctgattctctctctctttttcatccacAGGATTGgaatttatttctctccactgctgccggtcattcagttcattaagcttttcctcattttttacCTGAAGAAGGTACGGtctcatgtcacacacacacacacacacacacacacacacacacactggggttGTGTTGGTGAGGGCTTAAGAAAGGTGATGATTAGcactgttctgctctgctctgtgtttcctGCCCAGGTGAGTTTGAGTATGAACTGCCAGGTGCCCAGACAGTCTGGCCGAGCTGCGCAGATGCAGACGGTTTACATCGCTCTGCTCTTCTTCCCGTCTTACGTGGGCGCGCTGTCTCTGGTCGCGTACACCGTGTGGAGGTACCGCTCACTTCTCCATCAACTGACATGGAATTCACCTCACTGCTCTATTGTCCCATCAGAGCACAAATAGTCCTGTTTgtctttccttcttcctcttctttttctctggttCACAGCCTGAAACCTTCAGAGCTCTGCGGCCCGTTCCAGGGCCTGAGCAGGCCCTTCCAGGCAGTCCAGGACTGGGCTGATACTGTTCAGGCAATCCCTGGGTCTCAGTGGATCTCCTGGATATTTTACAACGTGATAAAAAACGAACTCTTCTTCTACCTCCTTACCCTCATTGTTCTgtaagtgtttcagtgtttttacagCGTATACAtatggtagaaaaaactctgCGGGGGGCTGAGAAAGTTAAACGTTGTATAATGGTTAAATAGTGAAAACGTAACAGATAGCACCAccattacaaaaagaaaaggaatggaGGTTACACGTAACGTAACATAAAATGTAGTGGGTAATATAATATATAAGTAgtgatgtttttgtctgtggcaAGAGGTGATGTAGTAACAGACCTATGTTACAGACATGGCATTTAAATCAGTGGTGCCAAGGAGAATTACACACCATTCATTCCAAACCTGcactatcccccccccccccccccccccccaaacaacatccacggctgaagtgcccttgggcaacaCACTTAATCCTCAACTGCCTCCCGGGTGCAGCCACgcagcccactgctcctgctcctgctcccggtgtgtgtgtgtgtggtcactagaggatgggttaaatgcagagattaactcactactcactgctcactgtgtgtgtgtgtgtgtgtgtgtgtgtgtgtaagcgatcacagagattctaattctaattctaaagATGATAAATGTCAGCTGTCAGGAGAATTATCAGtaaaagacaataaaatgaCTCAGCTGACTGTCAGAGCTGAGACTGGATGGGTACTTTACAGGGTCAAAGTCCAGagttcactc is part of the Chanos chanos chromosome 13, fChaCha1.1, whole genome shotgun sequence genome and encodes:
- the tmc5 gene encoding transmembrane channel-like protein 5 isoform X2, encoding MRRSIYAGHGTWRNFGNLGLTEDEIEEEVENETVQLVRELVELPSRACRQRIRGLPMNFNERRNIRSQVFSAKLSKKSRLPTCCTDFSEQASRSFRRFGAGLVTARRFLVIWQNTLKEIGGTFGTSVLSYFQFLKWLLMFNVFSLLINFCFITLPQIIHAPNITHATGFRGLELLTGVGYFNQTVFFYGGYDGEVIETPPPYNMQLAYFFTMAAYFLLCGISLIYSMAKSFQTNFVLHSASVSGGAWRLLCSWDFSVVNEKAVQHNKNNLCVQLKESLSERIQRRAVLSLSERMENVARHLLSWLISVLLAVGCCAAVYFLLQDQVVSNISQDPDNLVTEASTLAVPVVVSLINLVVPLLFSLISRVDQRSNPRTKIYINILRNVLLKMSILGILCHHWMTDVPTSVSCWESYVGQSVYRLVIVDFIFSLFGSFFGEFLRNIIGTKLIPSLGVPEFDIATNVLDLINAQTLAWIGIYFSPLLPVIQFIKLFLIFYLKKVSLSMNCQVPRQSGRAAQMQTVYIALLFFPSYVGALSLVAYTVWSLKPSELCGPFQGLSRPFQAVQDWADTVQAIPGSQWISWIFYNVIKNELFFYLLTLIVLVLTYFIWQVAQGRKQLIRTLREQIANEGKDKAFLLNKLQSTQKQRRPSGISISQDVSTVPSFTQNWMNTFPLDM
- the tmc5 gene encoding transmembrane channel-like protein 5 isoform X1; this encodes MRRSIYAGHGTWRNFGNLGLTEDEIEEEVENETVQLVRELVELPSRACRQRIRGLPMNFNERRNIRSQVFSAKLSKKSRLPTCCTDFSEQASRSFRRFGAGLVTARRFLVIWQNTLKEIGGTFGTSVLSYFQFLKWLLMFNVFSLLINFCFITLPQIIHAPNITHATGFRGLELLTGVGYFNQTVFFYGGYDGEVIETPPPYNMQLAYFFTMAAYFLLCGISLIYSMAKSFQTNFVLHSASVSGGAWRLLCSWDFSVVNEKAVQHNKNNLCVQLKESLSERIQRRAVLSLSERMENVARHLLSWLISVLLAVGCCAAVYFLLQDQVSNISQDPDNLVTEASTLAVPVVVSLINLVVPLLFSLISRVDQRSNPRTKIYINILRNVLLKMSILGILCHHWMTDVPTSVSCWESYVGQSVYRLVIVDFIFSLFGSFFGEFLRNIIGTKLIPSLGVPEFDIATNVLDLINAQTLAWIGIYFSPLLPVIQFIKLFLIFYLKKVSLSMNCQVPRQSGRAAQMQTVYIALLFFPSYVGALSLVAYTVWSLKPSELCGPFQGLSRPFQAVQDWADTVQAIPGSQWISWIFYNVIKNELFFYLLTLIVLVLTYFIWQVAQGRKQLIRTLREQIANEGKDKAFLLNKLQSTQKQRRPSGISISQDVSTVPSFTQNWMNTFPLDM